The DNA window cttgttcttcttcttgttcttgttcttgttcttgttcttcttcttcttcttcttcttcttcttcttgttcttgttcttcttcttgttcttcttcttcttcttgttcttgttcttcttcttgttcttcttcttcttgttgttcttcttcttgttcttcttcttgttcttctccttctccttctccttctccttctccttctccttctccttctccttctccttctccttctccttctccttctccttctccttctccttctccttctccttctccttctccttctccttctccttctccttctccttctccttctccttctccttctccttctccttctccttctccttctccttctccttctccttcttcttcttcttcttcttcttcttcttcttcttcttcttcttcttcttcttcttcttcttcttcgtcttcttcttcttcttcttcttcttcttctctttagcTTTAAAAACCTTATGTGGTTAATGTGTGTTCTTTAGCATGCAACAAGAATGTTTCTcaaaataaagctgctgtgactACATCTTCACACTGAATTTAGGACACACTGCTTTTCAATTGCTTTATTTTGGTATGGGAACACATTTCATCATtactttttgtattttcatatacTCATTTCACAGAACACAGTACAATTCATTATAGCTAAAAGTGCAACATGCTACACAAAACATAGTACATGCCTGTGTGTTACTCTCTGTGTGAATAGCCAAAAGACTGTTTCATTTAGTGTTTCCATATAGAGTTAGCTTTAAATATCTTATGTGGTAAACGCGTGTTTTTAAGAAGACaacaataagtggatattagcccaaacgctcagaatactcaagataaaatccaaagaccacatgaagctcaagaagaaggaagaccaaagtgtggatgcttcagtccttcttagaagggggaacaaaatactcacaggagcaaatatggagacaaagtgtgtagcagagactgaaggaaaggccatccagagactaccccacctagggTTTCTTCCCATATATAGTGAACAattgcagacactattgtggatacaaagaaatgcatgctgacaggagcctgatttagctgtctcctgagaggttatgccagagcctgacaaatgcagaggtggatgctcaaagccaaccattggactgagtacaaggtccccaatggaggagttagagaaagaaccaaaggagcagaaggggttagcaacctcataggaagagcaaaaatatcaagcaaccagacccacaagagctcccaggtacttaaaccaccaatcaaatagTAAAAATGGAGGAACCCATttctctagccacatatgtagcagaggatggcttgtcaggtatcaatggaagaagaggcccttcATCCTCTGAAGTATTGATGCCTCAGAGTAGGGAATATGAGGATGAGGAGGCAAGAATGGGTGGATAgctgggggaacaccctcatagaaccagcaggggaggggatgggatagggggtttggaGGTGGGgacctggaaagggaataacattgaaaatgtaaataaagaaaatattcaataaagaaaagacaacaaGAATGTTTCTCACAATAGACAACTTTAGAATAGGACTTTGTTCATCTAAgaactaagatcaacaattgattaATGGGACCCCATAAGGTATAGAAATTGTGGATAGCAAAGAGTACAATTCATGGAGAGATAAAACAGACCACAGAGTGGGAGAGTATCTTAATAGACTATACTCTGGAAGTCCAACTGGAATGCAAAAATGATGAAATCTGATGCATTCTGACAGATTTGTCCACAGAGCATCTACCACTTTCAAACAGATCACTTATGAATTAAACAAATGACACACTGCACTTTGTAATGATGTCCCTTTAAAAAgacatgtttattatttttacagtagagaaatgaaatcaaattttattttcatagaaaaacagaacaataagaattttttcaaatgaaaacacaaaatcagaaatcaggTATGAAGATTAATCAATGGTTGGATATACTACTAAAGCTGTCATTTAGAGGTGACATTTCTATTTTGGCATCTCTACCTTAATTCCAACTTTTGGGtaatcattttcttcttcattttttgtgCTTCACTGGACAGttgatgcttctttttttttcccagccttGGTGACCTtaaaatagatagggagagagattCAATAAGATCCAAGCAATTGAGATAAAGCACTGCTTATTTTTCTCCAGTCACCCATCCGTGCCTATTCCACTCAAGGGCCATATAAAACCTTTTGCCTTCTGAAAGGCTGCTGATCCTCTTTGCTTTATCTCCTTCATTGTATTGCCTTATTTTGAGCCACCCATTTCTGATTATGTGGCCCTTGAAGAGATAGATCTTTTCATTTAACTTGAGTTAACTTGAATTTATTTGGGTAGTTTAACTTGTTCCCAGATATGGTGAGAggaattataacaaaaagaaaaaggattgaTTTATCTTGTTTGAAGCATTAATTAGactacaaaaaaacccacaaaacaaaaacaaacaaacaaaaacaaagacaacaaaacagggctggagaaatggctcagtagttatgaACACTGTCTGCTCCTctagaggtcctgatttcaattccccgcaaccacatgttggctcacaaccatctgtaataagatctgataccctcttctgcagtgtctgaagacagtgacagtgtactagttaatatgtaaaataaacaaataaataaatctttaaagaaaaacaaaatacaacaacaaacaaggaaaacaaaataccaaagcaAAACTACATGAAGCTTTGGTTTTCTATTGGGCTGAGTTATTAGGTTCAGTGGGAACTGATGTATTCTTGCATTGATGAATCTTGAAAATAGAACAACTAATGCATATGTTCCTGTGTCAAAATGCTGCAGCAGTATTTGGACTGCTGTATATAGGGTATGTATTGTGTTAAAGCCAATTCTTATGTTTCAACGTATTTATTTCACAAGAGCCCCTTGATAATTATGTCTGTCATGAACTATGTTGACTCTGACCCCCTTCTTCTTTTAAATGTTCTATAACTGGGTTTCATGCAGCTTTCAATGTATCTTAGGTGCTTCCTTTGTTTATCTTACTTTGGAGTGCACTTTATCTCTAGCTATTGTTCCCCAATCTTGGGATCTATAACTGCCTTCACTCATCTGCATATTCATCTTGTCTAGGTATCTCCACACAGTAGCCTAGGTGGATCTCAGTTCCACTACTCATTGTCTTTGTCAGTAACTATTTCTGAGTATTTGAAGTTACATCTATGAAATGGAAATGCTATCTCTATTGCTGTTTAAAGTCCCAAATAATAGTAAATATTTGGTGGGTGTTCTCTCTTAGTATAAATGTAACATTTATCATACACTTTTTAAATATAGTACAAGTACAAGATTTGTCAAGTATccctaaatttaaaaatacacatgaagtttgtttctatttcagaTCTATTTCTATAGATTTCTAAGTCTCTATAAAGATTTAGAGATATTTACTAAATTTCTTATAGGCAGCTGGGAATGAACAATATCTGAACATATTTCTGCCCGCCATaggtcattttcttctttcccaatTTTAGTATCAGTATCATTTATCCAGTTTCATAATGTTATCTCTCAATTGTTTTCGATGTTCtttgaatgtattttatttttcactacCATTCCCAAGCTGTAATAAAACCACAGGGTCCTTTTATTCTTAAGCAGTGGATACCTCCATTGATCAAAGGCCCATTTATTTTTCCTCTGCTTAATACAATTATTAAATAACTTCTTTAATGTGTTGGTAAAGTAGCTGCCTGGTTTTTAAAGTGATAGTCTTTGCAAGTTTTAATGGTGTACATCTATGGTGATTTTCATACTGCCTAATATTTCATAAGCAGTTTACAAAGTTCCTCaacatataatattaatatataatacattacaTAGAATAACTGGTAGTTGTGTCTAACTAATATTTCTCCCTCCAAATGTTTCTCTGTAAGACAAATTTTCAAGACAGGTACAAAATTCTTTTTACTATTGTGTCAAAATGTTTAAGCTTTTATCCCTATAAAACCTTTCAACATTTACCTATTGGACAATGAATAATCCATTTCCTTATTTCTGACAATGCAACATTTCTCCAACCTTTTAAGCAATTCTTTGGCCTCATGTTCTCAAAGTCTTTCTCTTCCATATGTAGTTGAATTAATAGTGGTAATCCAAACTTTGGTATATTTtcaaactaactctctctctctctctctctctctctctctctctctctctctctctctctctctctctctctctccctctccctctccctctccctctccctctctctctctctctctctctctctctctctcatttcttcacagagttaaGAAAATAGAACTACAAATTTCTCATGATGTGCTAGAGACCATGATAACTTACGAATAGACAGTCATTTCCTCTCTTAATGTTGATTTAATGTTCAACTTTCCCCGGGATCAGCCAACTCCTAATGATTAAAGCTGATGTTCAAAGCATATTTGATTTATCAACATCCTTGTTCTTAATCACATGGAAATCTATTTCCATGTCATTCTAACTTCTTCATACTTCGTGTTATTTAGCAAATATATAAAAGTTTTGGATTATTTCTCCAATATCTGTTTATAAAACTCTTACCCTTAGAAATGAGTATAAGGGCATCATCTGAATTTGTTTCTCCAGACACAGAACTGTCTATGTAACATATTAAACACTTCATGTTCAGAATCTTAAAGCAAAAGTCAAGTTCCTTTTTGGAAAATCCATTTGCTGTCTACATCCTACCTTGACGAAACTGTGGTCTCCACACACTAACTTTGGttgtcctctttctcttttcaggtgaaagcagaagaGGTGGAGCTTATCTCCTTCCTTACAGTTGATGTTGTGCCATTGTCCACTCCCCACAACTTCTATGCTTCCTGAACCATCTTTTATTTCATAGCTTGTGTTCTGTGTTTTCACTTTTTTCTGGAAAAGTAAAATTAGCATTCATTTTCTGAAAAGTTATCTTATCTACATTCACTATTATACATTCAAAAAGATCATTTACtagaaaaaataataggaaaatatGAAGCCTGTTATAGACATAGGAAACATGTATATTCAGTGAAGTCTTACCCAGGAAGTTTTATTACTATTGGCATCATCTAGTGTGTTTGTATCCCAAGGGTAGAGCATCATTAATGAGGACATAGCTGGTATACAATCAAGTCAGCCAATGCACAGTTACTCAAAGTTCCAACTTCTTTTAAAGGCAAAGCAGAAGAAAGATTTTCCCACAGTTTCCAGTTTCCCACCAGATGCTGTTTTCTTAGCAATAGCTTATCTTGGTTTAAAGTGACCCAAACCTCCTTGCAGCCTGAGACATCTGCCTGAAGTCCACCTCTGAGGTGTGATGTTCAGTTAATCTATAAACACAGTTACTTTCTcatgagagaaggaaaaacaaggcCATTTCCTCAGGATTGCAGTTACTTGGCAGAACAGCAGGATTCCCTCCTTGAGAAAGTATATCTCCTCACTCATTCTTCTGAGAGTGACAAAGATCCCAGGTTTCCTCACAGCTAGCAAGCTGGGAGCAGTCTCCTCATGCCAGTTCTCTACAACTGTAATGACTTGCTTTCTAGATTTGGGGATTTCTTACTGGAAGTGCTAGGACAATAAATGTTCTGCCTGTTTCCACCGCTTCTTATTCCTCAACAGCCTGGATTCCCAGTAAATTACCTGAGGTCACGGGAATCAGAACTTTGAGCAgccttctttctatcttctgcaTGTAAGGGGATGAATTGACATTTGTTCCTTATGTTCGTTCATTCAATAGGTTACAGGGAATCTTCAAAACGGGTTAAGATTCCAATAACTTAGTCACTTAGATTCTCTTCCTACCTTTCTACAATATCATGTCCAATTAAGCCAATGTCCCCAATTACTCAAGCTATTACTCATAATCTTTCAACTGTGTTTATTTGCATAATATGTAAATAGTATGCTATAAAGCAATGGAGGTTTTAAAACggaatttaaaaaatgacagagtaaaaagaaataaacctatAAAGTTTTTAGGACATTTGTTGAGTTCACCAAAGTTATCAGTTTTTATCTGAATTCTGAAAGCCTGAATTTTGCCATTGATGCACAAATGAGATGTTTGTATATATCTAGTAAATTTCTAAATCTAGTGAATGTAGAAAAGTATATTGATTTGCCTTCAAAATGTCATTTCCTTTAATAGTTGTCAGTTGCCAAGCTAATCAGAAATAATACATTAATTGATCAGGTTTAAATGATTAAACCTGCTACATGTAGAGATAGTCAATTTGTTTTATTGAATGGTTATGAGTTTAAGAGGATGCACTTATCCATCTAATGTACTTATGACTACAAAGTTGTCACAATATCCACACTTGTCCAGGtaatttttgaaacagtctcCAATTTATACTGTATTGAACATTACTCAAGCTATAACCCATAAACtcttcaactatgttcatattcatagtctctggagagtGTGCTATAAAACAAtggattttttcccatttttaaaaattttattattttttattttttattttattaggtatttatttcatttacatttccaatgctatccaaaaagttccCCACAAGGagctttaaaaaaagacagactaaAGAACCATAAAGCTgacaaaatgaagaaattaataaGTGTTGTATATTTGCATAGAGCTTCAAATACAAACTGTTAGCATGACACCAACCTGTGCCCTCTCACATTCCTGCTCACTGTGGCTGAGGGTAGGTATTTGTAAGTAGTAAAAGGAAGTATCTTGTACACCATTTCCAGAGAGTTCTCTCAGATCTATCTTAGGGAATTGAGTGTTAAGAGATCACCCAATCTTATTTCCTAATCTATTTGATGATTTCTCTTTTTATCCCTAGCCAAGGTAGAGTCTTGTGTTGCAATACTGTCATTAAGCACTAAATGAAAAATTATTATGGACAATATTTGTTTCCAGGTGTTGATGTAGAAGGTTAAAAGACAAGTTTTCACACCTTACCTTGTGTAATGTAAACACTCCATAGAACACTGTTCCAGAAGTACCCTTTTGAATATCACAGATCTTAGGACTGGCATTTGCATTTCTGGTAATACAGTTGGGCACTTCAATCATTTGTTTAGGAGCAGCCTCTAACACAGAGGAAGTCTCATTGATCTCCAGGATGCCTTTGCTCTCAAAGTAATTGGATATggtgataaaattattttttgtgaaCTTCTCTTTCAAATCGATGTTGAAAACTTTCACATGGAAATACTGGCTCACTGTAGCCACTGTAGCATGAAACATGTTCTTTACTTCATGTTCTGGTGATTCATATTCAAACGGGTCTGTTGCAGTGAGCACCATCACTGTCAGGGGCTCTGAGTGGAGAACAGCACCTCTGGGAATGTTCTGGTTCTGGGGTTGTGATTTTTGGTTCTGTGTTGAACAAATGCAGGGATATAAACATATGAGTTTAGCAGAAATACAAATTAACCTTTACATGAGACAAATCTCAATCTCAACATTGTTCCTAACAATTTTTATGAATTTGTAAAACTGAAGATAAGCTAAACAGGAATTCTTTAGTTGACCAAAAGGCCAATGAATTAAAGCAAGGGGCTCCATCCACTGACATTTAAACACTTTCACTGAAAAAAAAGAGTTACTTTCTAACATGAAGAAAAGTGTTGGATATAAATACAGCACATTCtttgagaataattttatggaGTACTTAAGTCGAAATATGATTAATTCAAATAAAATCTTTACACTATGTCCAAAgcagataaaaatggaaaattagatgtttttgaaaatagacaataattataaaatatcataAAGGTGTCAAAGGTCTTTAGCTACCATCGGACTCACTGTGGGTTATTTTGAGGATAGAAATCACAGTGTATCTCCACAAGGTGTAACATTCTATCATTAAATGATCAAAAATACTAGCTGGCTCACAGCCCCTTCATTTAAATAGGCTCCAGTAGAGTTATTTTGTTAGAGACATGTCCTTAAACATGGATAGAGAGTTTTCCTGATCAGCAATGATTTGTGGAACCTGAGAGATATTGGTAGGATCTGATCTCTTTTCTGTATAGTGGTCTGAGCTCCCTGAATTTCAATGGAGTATTTGAATGGAGAGAAGATTCTCTAACTATGAGACAGTCTGCAAAGTGTCAAAAAGCTATGAACTTCATAGATTTTGAGTATATGGAGATAGTGTTTCTGTCTCCACAGACCCAATTGGATCTAATTTTTTGATCAGTGCAACCAATTAGTATGACACAAAAAagtaaagtaatacatttagtgGTGGTaattatatataagtaaataaatagcaatgactagatttaaattaaaatagatttattggatatgtataaaataaattagcGGGCTATCATGAAAACTACAAAATGAGCCTTAAATACACACATTTAACGGATattctttgaagaagaaaaagagtttGTGGTAGTAGAAAATCAGTCTATAATGAATTATttaataaagaaacacaaatactGATGTCATCCTTGAatataatattcttttttattttagggaCTTGGAAAGACAGTCCTGATATGTAAAACTGTAAAAGCAAGTAAGAGACTAATAACTATTGTAACATGTTACACTAGAAGCTTTTCCTAAACaattataaaaaaatctaaaaaaaaaaaaacaatgcagaGAAAAACAGTTATAAGATCAGAACGGTAAGTTCTGGGGTGAGTATAAATGGCTTCTGGTTTTGCTTGACTACTTGATTATATTTCCTCAagttagttaaaaaacaaagagggagggaaggtggaga is part of the Mus musculus strain C57BL/6J chromosome 1, GRCm38.p6 C57BL/6J genome and encodes:
- the Ifi211 gene encoding interferon-activable protein 205-B isoform 1 (isoform 1 is encoded by transcript variant 1) — protein: MVNEYKRIVLLRGLECINKHYFSLFKSLLARDLNLERDNQEQYTTIQIANMMEEKFPADSGLGKLIEFCEEVPALRKRAEILKKERSEVTGETSLEKNGQEAGPATPTSTTSHMLASERGETSATQEETSTAQAGTSTAQAGTSTAQAGTSTAQKRKSMREEETGVKKSKAAKEPDQPPCCEEPTAMCQSPILHSSSSASSNILSAKNQKSQPQNQNIPRGAVLHSEPLTVMVLTATDPFEYESPEHEVKNMFHATVATVSQYFHVKVFNIDLKEKFTKNNFITISNYFESKGILEINETSSVLEAAPKQMIEVPNCITRNANASPKICDIQKGTSGTVFYGVFTLHKKKVKTQNTSYEIKDGSGSIEVVGSGQWHNINCKEGDKLHLFCFHLKRERGQPKLVCGDHSFVKVTKAGKKKEASTVQ
- the Ifi211 gene encoding interferon-activable protein 205-B isoform 2 (isoform 2 is encoded by transcript variant 2) produces the protein MVNEYKRIVLLRGLECINKHYFSLFKSLLARDLNLERDNQEQYTTIQIANMMEEKFPADSGLGKLIEFCEEVPALRKRAEILKKERSEGETSLEKNGQEAGPATPTSTTSHMLASERGETSATQEETSTAQAGTSTAQAGTSTAQAGTSTAQKRKSMREEETGVKKSKAAKEPDQPPCCEEPTAMCQSPILHSSSSASSNILSAKNQKSQPQNQNIPRGAVLHSEPLTVMVLTATDPFEYESPEHEVKNMFHATVATVSQYFHVKVFNIDLKEKFTKNNFITISNYFESKGILEINETSSVLEAAPKQMIEVPNCITRNANASPKICDIQKGTSGTVFYGVFTLHKKKVKTQNTSYEIKDGSGSIEVVGSGQWHNINCKEGDKLHLFCFHLKRERGQPKLVCGDHSFVKVTKAGKKKEASTVQ